GCGGCCAGCCAGCGAGGCAACGACAAAACATGTTCGAGGTAGTCCAGCGGGTCGCGCTGCCGGTCGGGCCACGGCAATTGTGCCGCCTGGCGCACCAGACCGCGCAAAATGCCATTGATGAAACCTGTTGCCCGCTGCAGTTTCAGGCGTCGGGCCAGCTCCACCGTTTCAAAAACCGCTGCATGGTTGGGAATGCGGTCGAGTTGCAGGATCTGATAACAGCCAAGGCGCAGCAGATTCAGGACGGCCGGCTCAACCTTGGCCAGCGGCTTGCGGCAAAGCTGTTGCAGGGCAAAATCGAGACGTCCGCGGTAGCGCAAGACCCCATAGACCAGTTCCGTCGCAAGGGCACGGTCGCGCACGTCCATGTCCGGCAGAGCCTGAAGCGCACTGTCGAGGGCGAGGTCGGCAAAGGCCCCATTGTGCACCTTGTCCAGAATATCGAAAGCGATGTGGCGAGGATCCTGATCGATCACAGATACGTCCTTTGATTACGGATAAAAGGCGGGGGCATGATATCGCATGCCCCCGCCTGACGATCCGGTTTTAATGCCATGCCTACAGCACGGTCATGTTTTCAAGCCGACGGATACGTTCATCGACCGGCGGATGGGTCGAAAACAGAGACTTCAAACCGCCGCCGCGCAGGGGGTTGACAATGAACATGTGCGCCGTGGCTTCGTTGACTTTCGGCATCGGTTGACGGCTGTTGGCCATCTCCAGCTTGCGCAGGGCGTTGGCCAGATAGTGGGGGTTGCCGCATAAGGCTGCGCCGCCTCGGTCGGCGGCATATTCCCGTGAGCGGGATATGGCCATCTGTACGAGCATGGCCGCCAGCGGTGCGAAGATGATCAGCAACAGCAGACCCAGAGGGTTGCCATCGTCATCGTCGCGTCCGCCAAAGCCTCCGAACAGGGCCGCCCATTGCGCCATGTGCGCCAGGTAGGAGATAGCCCCGGCAATGGTCGCGGCGATAGAACCGATAAGGATGTCGCGATGCCGGACGTGACTCATTTCATGCGCCATGACCCCCATGAGCTCTTCGCGGGAGAGTACCTGCAGAATGCCTTCTGTGGCGGCTACCGCGGCATGCTTCGGGTTACGTCCGGTGGCAAAGGCGTTGGGCGTCGCCTGCGGCAGGATATAGACTTTCGGCATGGGCAGGGCATTGCGCAGACATAGTTCCTGCACCACACTGAAAAGCGGCCCGCTGCTGACTTCGCGACCGCGGTACATGGCAATGACGATTTTGTCGGAAAACCAGTACGAACCCAGATTCATGACCGCAGCCATGATCAACGCGAACAGAGCGCCGCCACGACCGCCCATCATTCCGCCTGCCCACACCAGCAACAGGGTGAGCACGGTCATAAGGGCTACCGTCCTCAGTGTATTCATGGTTTACCTCGCTTGATAACGTGTTGGTTCTGCATCCTACGCAAGTCGATTCAAGGGCTCAAGACCCTGCAAACGCCCGATGCTCCATGCCATCGGCGATGCGAAATGATTTTGCACCGGCAGCGAAAGCGTACGGTGTCGATGCGTTGAATTCCTCGCATATCGGTTATTCACTGACGACATATGCATCCAGTGCGCGTTGTACGGCATCGATGTCGATGCGGGTATTGAAGCAGGGGCCTTCCGGGCGGGTATTGAAAACGCCGACAACCGGTAGCGGATAGGCGTCCCGGATGCCGGAAGTAAGGTCACGTTCGCAGGCCACCGCCACTACCAGCCTGGGGCGTTTTTCCATGAGCAGTTTGCGGGCCAGAGTACCGCCGGTCGCTACCGCCAGGGTCACGCCGCGTTGTTTTGCCAGTTCCGCCAGATCGCCGATATCGCAGCGGCCGCACCGGGCGCATTGCTCCACGTCGCCGGTGACCTTGATGGCGCAATCGAATAACTGCAGACAGTGCGGCAGAAGGATCATGGCCTTGGCGGCCGGGACGCGCAGATTGCGGGAGTGCACCAGCTGGTTGTTGAGATGGATAAAGCACCGCTGCAAGGCGTCGCGGTCAAGGCGCAGAAAAGCACCGATACCGATTACCGCCGGCATCAGGTAGCGGATCGCAAGCCCGCGTAATTGCGGGAAGATGAACAGATCCCGGCCGGTGATCAGGGTCAGGGCCAGCAGGCCAAGGCCGCCAATGACCACGGCTACCAGAGCCAGGATTGCCAGGCCGAACCAGTACGGCAACCGGGGGTGAATGGAGGACAGCCCGACACTCGGCAGCCACCAGACCACAAAAGCGCCGGCGCTGAACAGACTGCCGACCAGCGCCAACAGAATCAGGAACGGCCGCTGTTGCTTTGCCGTGCTTTGTTCGGCGTTGTTGCAAACCTCTCCACAGGTATGATCGCAGGTTTTGTCCGCGGTTTTGCGGCAAGCCATATCAGTCTCCCAACCGTGCACCGGCCGATAGGCTGGTGCCGCGTAGAAAATCGCCTGCCGGCAGTTTTTTCTTGCCAGCCAGCTGCAACTCGCGTACCCGTAGCACGCCTTCACCGCAAGCGATGCAGACTCCCGTTTCGTCTGCGCTCACCACTGTGCCCGGTTCGGCTTCGGAACCTTCTTCCGCCACTGTCCGGCCAAGCTTAAGGGTTTGTCCGTTCCAACGGGTGTAGGCACCCGGCCAGGGGCTCAAGCCTCGAACCAGGTTGTGAATGACTCCGGCCGGGCGGCTCCAGTCGATGCACCCATCCTCTTTTTTCATCATGGGGGCATAGCAACTCTGCGCATCGTCCTGCGCTTCAGAGCGCAGCGTGCCGTCGCACAGTCGTCGCAGGGTTTCCTCCATGGCTTCGCGACCGAGCAGCGCCAACCGGTCATGCAATTCTCCGGCGGTTTCTTCGTTGCCGATTTCGGTGGCGCGTTTTACCAGGATGTCGCCGGTATCGAGTCCCACATCCATAAGCATGGTGGTTACGCCGGTAACCTGCTCCCCGTCGACCACCGCTTTATTGATGGGGGCGGCGCCGCGGTAGCGTGGTAGTAGCGAAGCATGCACATTGATGCAACCGTAGCGGGGAATATCCAGGACACTTTTGGGAAGAATCTGGCCATAGGCGACGACCACGATAAGGTCGGGCTTGAGGCTGCGTATCTGTTCCACGGCTGACGGATCGCGCAATTTTTCGGGTTGCAAAACCGGCAGGTTATGTCTCAGGGCCAATTCTTTAACAGGGGGTGGCGCCAGGACTTTGCCCCGCCCCTTGCGCCGATCAGGCTGTGTGAATACGCCGCAAAGATCAACACCGGCTTCGAGTAACCCCTGCAACGTGGGCAAGGCGAATTCCGGTGTCCCCATAAAAATGGTACGGATACTGGAGGGATCGATCACAGCTCCTGCTCCTGTTGACGCTGGATTTTCTGATATTTTTTGCGAAACATGTTTTTTTTCAACGAAGACAGGTGGTCCACGAAGAGCAGTCCATGCAGGTGGTCAATTTCATGTTGGAAGGCGATGGCCAGCAGCCCGGTTGCCTCGCGTTCTACCGTTTGTCCCTCCAGGTTCTGATAGCGAACCTTGACATGCGAGTTACGTTTGATCCGGCAGTAATAACCCGGTACCGAAAGGCAGCCCTCTTCTTCGAAGCTATCTCCCTCTCGTTCGATGATTTCCGGGTTGATCGCCACGATCAACTCCGGGTTTTCTTTGGGAGCGCAATCCATCACAACAAGTTTTTTGTTAATGCCAACCTGCGGGGCGGCCAGGCCCACTCCCGGTGCAGCATACATGGTCTCAGCCATATCCGCCGCCAGGGTTTTGATTTCCTCGGTGATGGTAAGGATCGGTTCGGATTTATTTTTCAGGACCGGATCGGGATAGTGCCGTATGGGTAAAATCGCCATGATATGAACCTGTTACAAAGCTAGTCAGAATAGAAATGTTACTGTCGATCTTTCATGATAAATGGAGGCCAAGCGCAAAGTCAACTGTCATAACCATGTATGCCAGCGTTCCGCAAAGCATCCTGCATGGCTTCCGCCATGCGGGCCGGGCTGCCGGCAACCTGGACACCGCTGCTGCGCAAGCTGGCTATTTTGTCTTCGGCACGTCCCGACCCGCCGCTGACAATGGCACCGGCGTGCCCCATGCGTTTGCCGGGCGGAGCGGTGACGCCGGCGATATAGGCTGCCACCGGTTTGCGCATGTATTGTTTGATCCATGCGGCAGCCTCCTCTTCTGCGCTACCGCCGATTTCTCCGATGAGAAAAACACCCTCGGTATCCGGATCGTCGTTGAATAAGGCAAGAATATCGATGAAGGAGGTGCCGATAATGGGATCTCCACCGATACCGACGCAAGTCGATTGTCCCAGACCGGCATCGCTGAGCTGTTGTACCGCTTCATAGGTGAGGGTTCCGCTGCGGGAAACGACACCGATGCTCCCCGGGCGGTGAATATCCCCGGGAAGAATGCCGACTTTGCACTGGTCGGGGGTTATCAGGCCCGGACAGTTGGGTCCGATAAGGCGCATGGCACTGTCGGTCAAGGCCCGATTTACCAGTACCATATCTCGCACCGGGATCCCTTCGGTGATGCAGACGGCTAATCCGACGCCGGCCTGGTCGGCTTCCAGAATAGCTTCGGCTGCCGCTTGAGGGGGCACAAGAATCATTGTCACATCGGCCTGGCAGCGTTCTACCGCCTCGGCAACGGTATCGAATACCGGGATGTCCTCAACGTGCGTGCCGCCTTTGCCGGGGGTGACACCGGCTACCACCTGGCTGCCGTAATCGCGGCACAGCAGCCCGTGCCGGCGGCCTGAACTGCCGGTCAACCCCTGTACCACGATGCGCGAATGACGATCAATGAGTATGGCCATCTTGTCGATCCTTCAGGCGGAAGGGGAAAGTTGCCGAACAATGGCGGTGGCCGCAGCAGCCAACCCGTCCTGCCAGCTGATGTTGAGCTGGGTCTGCTGCAGGAGGTGTTTGCCTTCATCGCGCCGTGCTCCAGCCATGCGCACCACGATAGGTAGCTGACAGCCCACCTGCTCGGCGGCTGCAATGAGGCCTTGGGCTATCAGGTCGCAGCGCATGATACCGCCGAAAATATTCACCAGAACCCCCTCGACAGCCGGATCCTCAAGCAAAATGCGGAAGGCTTCAACCACCTTGTCCTGATCGGCGCCGCCTCCGACATCGAGAAAGTTGGCCGGTTGTCCGCCGCATTCGCTGAGCATGTCGAGAGTTGCCATGGCCAGTCCGGCGCCATTGACCAGGCAGCCGATACATCCATCCATCTTGATGTAGGCGATATCCGAATGTGCCGCCCGCACTTCCAAGGGGGCCAGCTGGCTCTCATCGAGCCATTCAAGCATTTCCTTCTGGCGGAACAGGGCACTGTCGTCGATAGATACTTTGGCATCCATGGCCATCAAGCGGCCCTCTTCGGTTACCGCCAACGGGTTGATTTCCACCAGCGAGGCATCTTTTTCCAGAAGACAGCGATACAGGGACAATATCACCTTGCTTGCAGCTGCGCTCAGCGGCCCGTCCAGCCCCAGGAACCGTGCAATATCGCGGGCATGAAAGGCGCGCAGTCCCACCAGAGGGTCGATGGTGAGACGTCGCACGCGCTCCGGTGTCTTGCGCGCGGTCTGCTCAATGTCGACGCCCCCATCGGGGGAGGCAATGAGGCAATAGCGGCCGTTGGCCCGGTCGAGGGTCAGGGAAAGATACATTTCCCGGGCTACGGGGACGATCTCCTCGACCAGCAGGCTGCCTACATACAGCCCTTGATCACCCGTTTGCGCGGTGACCAGAGTATGCTGCAGCAAACGCTGGGCAATATTGCGCGCCTGATCCACTGAATTCACCCGGGCGACACCGCCTGCCTTGCCGCGGCCGCCAGCATGAATCTGGGCTTTGACAACACAGCGGCCGGCAAAGGCCCTGGCGGCCTGCCCGGTTTCCTCTACGGAACGGGCCAGCCTGCCCTCCGGTATCGGAATGCCGTATCGGTGGAAGAGCTGCTTGGCTTGGTATTCATGCAGTTTCATTGCGGACTGGCCCCCGTGGTTGAACGTATCCGTTGCAGCGGATCACAAATGCACAGAGCTATTGCTGGGACGCCTTCCAGTCGGCCAGAAAGCGCTCGATGCCGACGTCCGTCAAGGGGTGTTTGGTCAGTTGCATGATGACATTGTAGGGGATGGTGCAGATATGCGCCCCCTGCAGTCCGGCTCTAAGGACATGTTGCGGGCTGCGAACCGATGCAACGATAATTTCCGTATCGAACCCGTAATTTTCGAAAATAGTCAGGATCTCATCGACGCCTTCCATGCCGTCATGCCCGACATCGTCCAGTCGGCCGACAAAGGGGGACACATAGGCGGCGCCGGCTTTGGCGGCCAGCAGTGCCTGCAGCGGTGAAAAAATCAGCGTCATGTTGACACGGACACCGTCTTTGGCCAGAACGCGGGTAGCCTTCAGACCCTCGCCGGTCATGGGGATCTTGATCACGATATTGGTCGGATGGTACTGGATCAGTTCGCGCGCTTCGGCGATCATCCCCTCGGCGTCGGTAGCCACGACTTCCGCGGAAATCGGGCCATCGATCAATTGGACGATATCTTTAAGGACGTCGGTAAACTTGCGTCCGGTTTTGGCAACCAGGGACGGATTGGTGGTAACGCCATCTACCAGCCCCATTTCATGAGCCGCCTTGATCTGGTCGATATCGGCTGTGTCGATGAAAAATTTCATGCGAATCTCCTTCCGCGACAAGCGGTACAAAGCATGGAGTTTAGGGAAAAAATGCTCCTAGGATTTTCCGGATGTTTCCTGCGAATCGAAGAGCCTTATGCACTCTTCTGAACAGAAATAGTACGTTTGGCCCTTGATAACTTTTTTCAGGGCCAGACTGCGTGGAATAAAGGTGCCGCAGTGCGGATCGCGAACCATGGCTTCCCCTTCGGGGCGCTTTTCCGGTGGTGGCCGATGGGTGGCGTTTTTAAATAAGCCCGTCACTGCCGTAACCAGGTAGTAAGATAACAGAAAAAGGAAAAACAGCCATAGAAAACGAAACATATGACACTCACCAATGGCCGGGCAGGCGGCGGATGCCTGCGGTAGAGGGTAGTTGATGCAGCATGTCCCTCACGGTTTGCCGGCGCAAGGGATGGAGCAAGTCCGGGGCCAGGTCCATCAAGGGCATAAGGACAAAAGCGCGTTCATGTAAGCGTGGATGGGGTACGACCAGATCCTGTTGTTGGACAATCTTATCGCCGTAAAGAAGCAGGTCTATATCAAGGGTGCGGGGCCCCCAATGTTCGTGGCGGCATCGACCGAAAGATTGCTCGATAGCCAGACCGGCCGCCAGCAATGCGGGTGCCTCCAAAAAAGTTTCAACCATGAGTACGGCATTCAGAAAAGCCGGTTGACCGTCGGGGCCACCAACCGGTTCGGTTTCATAAATGGCGGATGCGGCCAGAACCTTGAGTTGCGGGAGATCGTGCAATGCCTGCCAGGCCCCTTGGAGGTTGGCAAGGCGGTCGCCGAGATTGGAGCCGAGGGCGAGAAACGCGGTGGTTGGCTGATGGTTACCATTCATAGCTGAGTATTTAACCATACCCATTCTTCAGGAGTCAATGTGGCGTGTGTGGGTGCTACCGGAAGAGATGCCGGAAGGGGGGTTGCTTGATGTCTTGTCTCCCTGCCTTGGTGTAAAAAAACGGCCGGGATTTCTCCCGGCCGTTTCAGACGTACGATACTCGCTGACTTGTCGGGTTGCCCTCTTAAGCGGCCATCCGGCAAGTCGAGACGGGTATGATTACATGGCAGCCTTGTAGATGTCGATGACCTGGTCCAGCGTAGCAGTACGAGGATTGGTCAGCATGCAGGCATCTTTCTGTGCATTTTCTGCCATGGTTTTGAGGTCTTCTTCTTTGACATTCAGCTCGGTCAGGCCAGCCGGGATGCCGATGGAAGCGGACAGTTCACGGATAGCTTCGATGCCAGCGGCAGCAGCTTCGGTAACGGGCATGCCGGTGGTGTCAACGCCCATGAAGTCGGCGATGTCAGCAAAGCGATCCGGGCAAGCGATCATGTTGTAGTCGCAAACGGAAGGCAACAGGATGGCGTTGCAGACACCGTGGGGCAGGTTGTAGAAACCACCCAACTGGTGAGCCATGGCGTGTACGTAACCGAGGGAGGCGTTGTTGAACGCCATGCCGGCCAGGTACTGCGCGTAGCACATGGCATCGCGAGCTTCGATGTTGGCGCCCATGGCAACGGCCGGACGCAACCACTCGGCGATCAGACGGATGGCTTTTTCAGCGCAAGCGTCGGTGATCGGAGTAGCGATGGTGGAAACGTAAGCTTCCACGGCGTGGGTCAGTGCGTCCATGCCGGTGGCTGCGGTCAGTGCGGGGGGCTTGCCCAGCATCAGAACGGGGTCGTCAACAGCGATCAGCGGAGTGCAGCGCCAGTCGACGATAGCCATCTTAACATGGGTCTCGAGGTTGGTGATGATGCAGAAACGGGTCATTTCGGAAGCGGTACCCGCGGTGGTGTTGATGGCGATGAGGGGGGTCATGGGAACAGTGGATTTATTCACGCCCTCGTAATCGCGGATGTTGCCGCCGCCGGCAGTAACCAGGCCAATACCTTTGGCGCAGTCATGGGAAGAACCGCCGCCCAGGGAAACGATGAAGTCACAGCCTTCGTCTTCGTAGACCTTTACGCCGTCGTGAACGTTTTTGTCAGTCGGGTTGGGCTCGGCACCGGGGTAGATGGTGACTTCCACGCCAGCATCTTTGATGTAGCCGGCGATGGTGTCGGCAACACCCATCTTCATCAGACCGGCATCGGTAACGAGGAGAGCTTTTTTAGCGCCGAGTTCATTGGCTTTAGGGCCAACTTCTTTAGCACAACCAGGACCCATCAGGGTAACGCTGGGGATGAAAAAGCCGTACGTGGTTTCTGCGAGGTTGACAATTGGCATGATTCATTCTCCTAGATAGAGCGTTGATGGAAATAACCCACACAACTAAATAAAAAAACATACGCGAAACAATTACTACAAATGACAAGTTTAAATCAAACCATTTTTTTAAAATGACGTTTCCGTATACTTCACATTGTCGAGTGTCGATTTTTATGATTAAGTTCAATGGTGTATACAGGTCTTGTTTTGTCTTTTGAAAACGATGGTGAAACAATGGCTTACAAAGCATCGAGACGTCGATGCAAAAAAAATATTATTCTGTATACGTTATAGGATGGCAAAATAAAAAAATGGTTGTTTTGAAGGGCGGGATGATGAGCGCTTAATTTACGCTGTGTATGCTACGTTTTTTTCAGGATGTCTAAAGGAGCTTTAGCTGGCGAGTCAAAACGACTTTATGCCAAACCTTTTTATTGCATATCTGTGGTTATATGTATTGCTGAACCAGGTAAAAACACCCATCGCAACGCAAGATAGAATATGAATGTAGGTTTTTTGTATTCTTTTCTGTCTGGATTTTAAGCCGTCTTTATTTCGTGGTGTGGGGTTGACGGCAAACGGTGTTAGGCTTCCCATGGACCGAGGTGGCGATCGCTTTCGGGGGTGTGCTACCTTCGGGGAATTGCTTTTGATTGGCTGTGGAGTAAGTACCTGAAAATAAAAGAGCCGGCTTCAAAGCCGGCTCTTCGGGGATCGGTGAGGTGGAGCTGTCGGTTTCAGCATTCAATCTCCACAAACTCCATGTCGTAAAGATCGATGGACAGGCAGCGGCGGCGGGTCGGGGTTCCCTGATTCAGTAAGACTTTGCACACTTCGGCTACTTCCAGACTGGCTACGACCGCTGGAGTGAATGACGGGTTGCCGAGGTGTTTTTCAAGGCCGCTTTCCTGGGAATTATGGGCGAAAAATTTCTGCAGGGTTCGCTCTCCTGGAAACTGGGTCATAAGGAACCCGTACCAGCCGGCGATGGCGCCATGCACCAAGGGGATCGAAAGTTGCTGGCAGATCTCCGCCAGTTCCAGGCGCACGGCAATGCTGTCCAGGGCGTCCACGGCCACGTGGCAGTTTTCCAGAATCCGGGTGCCGTTATCGAGGCCAAAGGCGAGGCCGACAGGTAGCAGTTCAACCGCAGGGTTGACGCGATCCACCCGGCGCGCGGCGGCGGCGACTTTTTTGATGCCTAAAAAGTCCGGAGTGGCCAGCAGCTGCCGGTTCATGTTGTGTTCTTCGAAAACATCGGGATCCACAGCTACGATGGTGCCGACTCCCAGGCGTGCCAGCTCCTCGATAATGTAGCCGCCCAGGCCCCCGCAGCCGATAACCGCTACCTTGCTGTTGTAAAGCTTGAGCTGATCGTCAAGGTTGAGCATGTTGCGGTTGCGCTGATAGCGTGCCGGGAGCAGGCCGTTTTTCAGGGCCGTTCCTTCGACTTCTCGAATGCTGACTTTGAATCGGTTGGCGGCAGACAGCTGGTCGGCCCACAACAGGAGGTCGTCCTTGGCTCTTTCTTTGAGCCAGGTCAGGAGATCTGGCATGTTACCCTCCGCCGACTTTGGGGAACAGGGAGATGGTCACACCGGCGTGGAGCACCTGGTCGGATGTAACGTGGCGTCCATCGATCAGGGCAACGCCAAGTTCCGGTTCTTTTATGCCCAGTTGTTCCAGCACGTCGGCGATTGTACAGTCGTCCTTGACTTCGCGTTTGGCCACTTTGAAACGATTTTCTCTGAATCCTGCAAAAAGCTTTACAAAAATGGTCATGTCGTTTTCCCTCTCAAGTGCGAAAACAGTTCATTGCATTGCTTCTCATGCGGAATTTATCCAGTCTTCAGCGGGGTAGCTTGTGCGTATATACAGTACAAGAATCTACCTCTCCAGCGGGTAATATGCAAGCAAAACCTACCCTTTGGGTGAGATCATGGCATCCGGTTGATGGGGGCTGGAGCTTGTCTTTTCTGTGCGGTTTTCATAGAGCAGGGCACCCGTAAAGGGGTGCCCTGTAGGATGGATGTTTCGCTTGGGGTCAGAAGTCCCAGAACTCATCGATCTCTTCATCGGTGAAGTCCCAAACGGCGTTGTGCGGTGGTATCGGTTCGTAGCTGAAGAATTCCGGCAAGCGGTCATCCTGCTTGCTGAAACCTGCAGCCGTGTTGAAGTCGTGTTCGATTTTGAGGATTTTTTTGCCCAGCTCCGTTACGTCGTCGGCTGTCAGGTCGAGTCCGTAGGTTGCGTTGAGCAGGTCGATCAGTGCAGTGAACGACTCGGGGATATCCAGTGCCGGGAAGGCGATAAAAACACACATGCCGGTACTGTCCACGGCGGCGGTGGCGATCTGCAGGTTGCGCGAGAGTTCAACCTGACCGTCTTTCGTTAACGGATCGACATATCCGCCGACCTTGAGGATGTTGGTGGCGATGGTGTAGCCGGCAGTGTGGTCGGCGCCCATGGTGGAGGTGGCATAGGTGATGCCGATGCCTTTGACGGACCGCGGATCGTACGCGGGAATCCCCTGGTTTTTGACGACCGGTACCCGGACCAGGCCATAGGCTGTGCCGACCATGCCGGTTCCGTTGCCAAGGATCCGACCGAGAGGTGTGCCTTTGCCTATCTCGTCGCGCAGTACGCGTTGGCATTCCTTGCCGTCACCCCAGGGGATCACGCCGGCTTCCATGGCGGTGGCGAGAAGTACAGCGCCTTCGATGGAGTCGATGCCTATGTCGTCCATCAAATTGTCGCATTTGGCGATGTCGTCCAAATCCTCGATCATGGCGTTGGCGCCCAGGCCCCAGATGGTTTCGTATTCGAATCCCGAGGTGATGTAGCCGCCGGCCCTGTCCACGTAAACCTGTGAGCATTGGATGATGCAGCCTGCATGGCAACCGTGCTTATGTTTTCCGCCACGCTCGACAATGGTGTCGTGCATGGTCTCGCCGCTGATTTTTTCATGGTGCTCGCATTGACCGTAGCGGAAGTTCTTGGTCGGCAGGCCGCCGGCTTCGTTGAGGATGTTGATAAGGATATTGGTGCCGTAGGTGGGCAGTCCTTCGCCGCTGACCGGATGGTCCAGGAGCGATTTGGCGAAGATTTTCGCCGCAGCGCGGAATTTGTCCGGGTCGGCGATGGGGACCTTGCTCGCCCCGGTGTCGTCAATGGTGATGCACTTGATTTTTTTCGATCCCATGACGGCTCCGAGTCCGCCGCG
This DNA window, taken from Syntrophotalea carbinolica DSM 2380, encodes the following:
- a CDS encoding aldehyde ferredoxin oxidoreductase family protein; translated protein: MNKIFRINMSNLTTKCESVPEEWAGLGGRGLTSTIVAAEVPPRCHPLGPNNKLVFAPGLLTGTPAAQSGRLSAGAKSPLTGTIKESNAGGTAAQQLARMGIKAIIIEGAPTEDKWYRLHITMDGITFEAADSLVGKQNFAIIDEMIDTFGPKIGVLSIGVPGEMRMCAANISVKDPDQKIRSHGRGGLGAVMGSKKIKCITIDDTGASKVPIADPDKFRAAAKIFAKSLLDHPVSGEGLPTYGTNILINILNEAGGLPTKNFRYGQCEHHEKISGETMHDTIVERGGKHKHGCHAGCIIQCSQVYVDRAGGYITSGFEYETIWGLGANAMIEDLDDIAKCDNLMDDIGIDSIEGAVLLATAMEAGVIPWGDGKECQRVLRDEIGKGTPLGRILGNGTGMVGTAYGLVRVPVVKNQGIPAYDPRSVKGIGITYATSTMGADHTAGYTIATNILKVGGYVDPLTKDGQVELSRNLQIATAAVDSTGMCVFIAFPALDIPESFTALIDLLNATYGLDLTADDVTELGKKILKIEHDFNTAAGFSKQDDRLPEFFSYEPIPPHNAVWDFTDEEIDEFWDF